From Lagenorhynchus albirostris chromosome 10, mLagAlb1.1, whole genome shotgun sequence, the proteins below share one genomic window:
- the IL17RC gene encoding interleukin-17 receptor C isoform X12, with the protein MGVTTPGRGRAQAAQRRDPETGEGFRPLLPAGTQLSGRRGVVSAPLRGAGRTGPQAWVLPGTWKMPVPWFFLSLALGRNPVVLSLERVAGPQDTARCSPGLSCHLWDGDVLCLPGSLVSAPGPVLVPTGLQTELVLRCYKDTDCDLCVRVDVHLAVHGYWEEPEDEETFGIAEDPAIEEPRNASLQAHVVLSFQAYPTARCVLLEVRVPAALVQPGQSVGSVVFECFEAALGAEVRIWSYTQPRYQKELNLTQQLPALPVLNVSADGNDVHLVVDIPEDQRFGLSLYWNQVPGPAKPWWHRNLTGPQTITLNHTDLVPCLCIQVWRLEPDSVRTSICPFREDPRAHRNLWRAARLQLLPPRAWRLDAPCSLPAEATLCWQAPDGGPCQPLVPPLPRENVTVNVSTWEKQELQECLWADSLGPLKDDMLLVETRGPQDNRSLCALEPSGCTPLLSRASTRAARLGGPLLQDVQSGQCLQLWDDDLGALWACPMEKYIHRRWALVWMACLLLAAVLFLLLLLKKNHVKGWLRLLKEDVRLGAAARSRAALLLYSADDAGFERLVGALASALFQLPLRVAVDLWSRRELSAQGPLAWFHAQRRQTLQEGGVVVLLFSPGAVALCREWLQDANSAPGAHGPHDAFAASLSCLLPDFLQGRAPGRYVGAYFDRLLSPDAVPALFRSVPVFSLPSQMPEFLGTLQGPAAPHPWRLAERAEQVSRALQPALDSCFRAPGTGRGMGPEAEDRT; encoded by the exons ATGGGAGTCACGACTCCTGGGAGAGGGCGTGCGCAAGCGGCCCAGCGCCGGGACCCCGAGACTGGGGAGGGCTTCCGGCCCCTCCTGCCCGCAGGCACGCAGCTGAGTGGGAGAAGAGGTGTGGTGTCAGCCCCCCTTCGGGGGGCGGGCAGGACAGGGCCTCAGGCCTGGGTGCTGCCTGGCACCTGGAAGATGCCTGTGCCCTGGTTCTTTCTGTCCTTGGCACTGGGCCGAAACCCTGTGGTCCTCTCTCTAGAGAGGGTTGCGGGGCCTCAGGACACTGCCCGCTGCTCTCCG GGCCTTTCCTGCCACCTCTGGG ATGGTGATGTGCTCTGCCTGCCTGGGAGCCTCGTGTCTGCCCCAGGCCCCGTGCTGGTGCCCACAGGCCTGCAGACAGAGCTGGTGCTAAGGTGCTACAAGGATACCGACTGTGACCTCTGTGTGCGTGTGGATGTCCACTTGGCTGTGCATG GGTACTGGGAAGAGCCTGAAGATGAAGAGACGTTTGGAATTGCAGAGGACCCAGCGATCGAGGAGCCTAGGAACG CCTCTCTCCAGGCCCACGTCGTGCTCTCCTTCCAGGCCTACCCTACTGCCCGCTGCGTCCTACTGGAGGTGCGAGTGCCTGCTGCCCTCGTGCAGCCTGGTCAGTCTGTG GGCTCTGTAGTATTTGAGTGCTTCGAGGCTGCCCTGGGGGCTGAGGTGCGAATCTGGTCCTACACTCAGCCCCGGTACCAGAAGGAACTCAATCTCACACAGCAGCTGCCTG CCCTGCCCGTGCTCAACGTGTCTGCAGATGGCAATGACGTGCACCTGGTGGTGGACATCCCTGAGGATCAGCGCTTTGGCCTCTCCCTGTACTGGAACCAGGTCCCGGGCCCTGCAAAACCCTGGTGGCACAGAAACCTG ACTGGGCCGCAGACCATTACCTTGAACCACACAGACCTGGTTCCCTGCCTCTGTATTCAG GTGTGGCGTCTAGAGCCCGACTCTGTCAGGACCAGCATCTGCCCCTTTAGGGAGG ACCCCCGTGCACACCGGAACCTTTGGCGTGCCGCCCGGCTGCAGCTGCTGCCCCCGCGGGCCTGGCGGCTGGACGCGCCGTGCTCACTACCCGCTGAGGCCACACTGTGTTGGCAGGCACCGGATGGGGGCCCCTGCCAGCCGCTGGTCCCACCGCTGCCCCGAGAGAATGTCACTGTGAAT GTGAGCACCTGGGAGAAGCAGGAGCTACAAGAGTGCTTGTGGGCTG ACTCCCTGGGGCCCCTCAAGGATGACATGCTGCTCGTGGAGACACGAGGCCCCCAGGACAACAGATCACTCTGCGCCTTGGAACCCAGTGGCTGCACTCCACTGCTTAGCAGGGCGTCCACG AGGGCAGCTCGTCTTGGAGGGCCGTTACTACAAGATGTGCAGTCAGGCCAGTGTCTTCAG CTGTGGGACGATGACCTGGGAGCACTATGGGCCTGCCCCATGGAAAAGT ACATCCACCGGCGCTGGGCCCTGGTCTGGATGGCCTGCTTACTCTTGGCCGctgtgcttttccttctcctcctcctcaaaAAGAACCACGTGAAAG GGTGGCTGAGGCTCTTGAAGGAGGACGTCCGCTTGGGGG CGGCCGCCAGGAGCCGCGCGGCTCTGCTCCTCTACTCCGCCGACGACGCTGGCTTCGAGCGCCTGGTGGGCGCCCTGGCTTCGGCGCTGTTCCAGCTGCCGCTGCGCGTGGCCGTGGACCTGTGGAGCCGCCGCGAACTGAGTGCGCAGGGGCCCCTGGCCTGGTTCCACGCGCAGCGGCGCCAGACCCTGCAGGAGGGCGGCGTGGTGGTCCTGCTCTTCTCGCCCGGGGCCGTGGCGCTGTGCCGCGAATGGCTGCAGGACGCGAATTCGGCGCCCGGGGCTCACGGCCCGCACGACGCCTTCGCCGCCTCGCTCAGCTGCTTGCTGCCAGACTTCTTGCAGGGTCGGGCGCCCGGCCGCTACGTCGGGGCCTACTTCGACAGACTGCTGTCCCCGGACGCCGTGCCCGCCCTGTTCCGCAGCGTGCCGGTCTTCTCACTGCCCTCACAGATGCCCGAGTTCCTGGGGACCCTGCAGGGGCccgcagccccccacccctggcggCTCGCGGAGAGAGCGGAGCAGGTATCCCGGGCCCTGCAGCCCGCCCTGGACAGCTGCTTCCGGGCCCCGGGGACGGGACGCGGGATGGGGCCTGAGGCAGAGGACAGGACTTGA
- the IL17RC gene encoding interleukin-17 receptor C isoform X8, with protein sequence MGVTTPGRGRAQAAQRRDPETGEGFRPLLPAGTQLSGRRGVVSAPLRGAGRTGPQAWVLPGTWKMPVPWFFLSLALGRNPVVLSLERVAGPQDTARCSPGLSCHLWDGDVLCLPGSLVSAPGPVLVPTGLQTELVLRCYKDTDCDLCVRVDVHLAVHGYWEEPEDEETFGIAEDPAIEEPRNASLQAHVVLSFQAYPTARCVLLEVRVPAALVQPGQSVGSVVFECFEAALGAEVRIWSYTQPRYQKELNLTQQLPALPVLNVSADGNDVHLVVDIPEDQRFGLSLYWNQVPGPAKPWWHRNLTGPQTITLNHTDLVPCLCIQVWRLEPDSVRTSICPFREDPRAHRNLWRAARLQLLPPRAWRLDAPCSLPAEATLCWQAPDGGPCQPLVPPLPRENVTVNKALEFPLLKGHPNICVQVSTWEKQELQECLWADSLGPLKDDMLLVETRGPQDNRSLCALEPSGCTPLLSRASTRAARLGGPLLQDVQSGQCLQLWDDDLGALWACPMEKYIHRRWALVWMACLLLAAVLFLLLLLKKNHVKGWLRLLKEDVRLGAAARSRAALLLYSADDAGFERLVGALASALFQLPLRVAVDLWSRRELSAQGPLAWFHAQRRQTLQEGGVVVLLFSPGAVALCREWLQDANSAPGAHGPHDAFAASLSCLLPDFLQGRAPGRYVGAYFDRLLSPDAVPALFRSVPVFSLPSQMPEFLGTLQGPAAPHPWRLAERAEQVSRALQPALDSCFRAPGTGRGMGPEAEDRT encoded by the exons ATGGGAGTCACGACTCCTGGGAGAGGGCGTGCGCAAGCGGCCCAGCGCCGGGACCCCGAGACTGGGGAGGGCTTCCGGCCCCTCCTGCCCGCAGGCACGCAGCTGAGTGGGAGAAGAGGTGTGGTGTCAGCCCCCCTTCGGGGGGCGGGCAGGACAGGGCCTCAGGCCTGGGTGCTGCCTGGCACCTGGAAGATGCCTGTGCCCTGGTTCTTTCTGTCCTTGGCACTGGGCCGAAACCCTGTGGTCCTCTCTCTAGAGAGGGTTGCGGGGCCTCAGGACACTGCCCGCTGCTCTCCG GGCCTTTCCTGCCACCTCTGGG ATGGTGATGTGCTCTGCCTGCCTGGGAGCCTCGTGTCTGCCCCAGGCCCCGTGCTGGTGCCCACAGGCCTGCAGACAGAGCTGGTGCTAAGGTGCTACAAGGATACCGACTGTGACCTCTGTGTGCGTGTGGATGTCCACTTGGCTGTGCATG GGTACTGGGAAGAGCCTGAAGATGAAGAGACGTTTGGAATTGCAGAGGACCCAGCGATCGAGGAGCCTAGGAACG CCTCTCTCCAGGCCCACGTCGTGCTCTCCTTCCAGGCCTACCCTACTGCCCGCTGCGTCCTACTGGAGGTGCGAGTGCCTGCTGCCCTCGTGCAGCCTGGTCAGTCTGTG GGCTCTGTAGTATTTGAGTGCTTCGAGGCTGCCCTGGGGGCTGAGGTGCGAATCTGGTCCTACACTCAGCCCCGGTACCAGAAGGAACTCAATCTCACACAGCAGCTGCCTG CCCTGCCCGTGCTCAACGTGTCTGCAGATGGCAATGACGTGCACCTGGTGGTGGACATCCCTGAGGATCAGCGCTTTGGCCTCTCCCTGTACTGGAACCAGGTCCCGGGCCCTGCAAAACCCTGGTGGCACAGAAACCTG ACTGGGCCGCAGACCATTACCTTGAACCACACAGACCTGGTTCCCTGCCTCTGTATTCAG GTGTGGCGTCTAGAGCCCGACTCTGTCAGGACCAGCATCTGCCCCTTTAGGGAGG ACCCCCGTGCACACCGGAACCTTTGGCGTGCCGCCCGGCTGCAGCTGCTGCCCCCGCGGGCCTGGCGGCTGGACGCGCCGTGCTCACTACCCGCTGAGGCCACACTGTGTTGGCAGGCACCGGATGGGGGCCCCTGCCAGCCGCTGGTCCCACCGCTGCCCCGAGAGAATGTCACTGTGAAT AAGGCTCTTGAGTTCCCATTGCTGAAAGGCCACCCCAACATCTGTGTCCAG GTGAGCACCTGGGAGAAGCAGGAGCTACAAGAGTGCTTGTGGGCTG ACTCCCTGGGGCCCCTCAAGGATGACATGCTGCTCGTGGAGACACGAGGCCCCCAGGACAACAGATCACTCTGCGCCTTGGAACCCAGTGGCTGCACTCCACTGCTTAGCAGGGCGTCCACG AGGGCAGCTCGTCTTGGAGGGCCGTTACTACAAGATGTGCAGTCAGGCCAGTGTCTTCAG CTGTGGGACGATGACCTGGGAGCACTATGGGCCTGCCCCATGGAAAAGT ACATCCACCGGCGCTGGGCCCTGGTCTGGATGGCCTGCTTACTCTTGGCCGctgtgcttttccttctcctcctcctcaaaAAGAACCACGTGAAAG GGTGGCTGAGGCTCTTGAAGGAGGACGTCCGCTTGGGGG CGGCCGCCAGGAGCCGCGCGGCTCTGCTCCTCTACTCCGCCGACGACGCTGGCTTCGAGCGCCTGGTGGGCGCCCTGGCTTCGGCGCTGTTCCAGCTGCCGCTGCGCGTGGCCGTGGACCTGTGGAGCCGCCGCGAACTGAGTGCGCAGGGGCCCCTGGCCTGGTTCCACGCGCAGCGGCGCCAGACCCTGCAGGAGGGCGGCGTGGTGGTCCTGCTCTTCTCGCCCGGGGCCGTGGCGCTGTGCCGCGAATGGCTGCAGGACGCGAATTCGGCGCCCGGGGCTCACGGCCCGCACGACGCCTTCGCCGCCTCGCTCAGCTGCTTGCTGCCAGACTTCTTGCAGGGTCGGGCGCCCGGCCGCTACGTCGGGGCCTACTTCGACAGACTGCTGTCCCCGGACGCCGTGCCCGCCCTGTTCCGCAGCGTGCCGGTCTTCTCACTGCCCTCACAGATGCCCGAGTTCCTGGGGACCCTGCAGGGGCccgcagccccccacccctggcggCTCGCGGAGAGAGCGGAGCAGGTATCCCGGGCCCTGCAGCCCGCCCTGGACAGCTGCTTCCGGGCCCCGGGGACGGGACGCGGGATGGGGCCTGAGGCAGAGGACAGGACTTGA
- the IL17RC gene encoding interleukin-17 receptor C isoform X15: MGVTTPGRGRAQAAQRRDPETGEGFRPLLPAGTQLSGRRGVVSAPLRGAGRTGPQAWVLPGTWKMPVPWFFLSLALGRNPVVLSLERVAGPQDTARCSPGLSCHLWDGDVLCLPGSLVSAPGPVLVPTGLQTELVLRCYKDTDCDLCVRVDVHLAVHGYWEEPEDEETFGIAEDPAIEEPRNGLPYCPLRPTGGASACCPRAAWSVCALPVLNVSADGNDVHLVVDIPEDQRFGLSLYWNQVPGPAKPWWHRNLTGPQTITLNHTDLVPCLCIQVWRLEPDSVRTSICPFREDPRAHRNLWRAARLQLLPPRAWRLDAPCSLPAEATLCWQAPDGGPCQPLVPPLPRENVTVNKALEFPLLKGHPNICVQLLLFLVPLTLAPSEQVSTWEKQELQECLWADSLGPLKDDMLLVETRGPQDNRSLCALEPSGCTPLLSRASTRAARLGGPLLQDVQSGQCLQLWDDDLGALWACPMEKYIHRRWALVWMACLLLAAVLFLLLLLKKNHVKGWLRLLKEDVRLGAAARSRAALLLYSADDAGFERLVGALASALFQLPLRVAVDLWSRRELSAQGPLAWFHAQRRQTLQEGGVVVLLFSPGAVALCREWLQDANSAPGAHGPHDAFAASLSCLLPDFLQGRAPGRYVGAYFDRLLSPDAVPALFRSVPVFSLPSQMPEFLGTLQGPAAPHPWRLAERAEQVSRALQPALDSCFRAPGTGRGMGPEAEDRT; the protein is encoded by the exons ATGGGAGTCACGACTCCTGGGAGAGGGCGTGCGCAAGCGGCCCAGCGCCGGGACCCCGAGACTGGGGAGGGCTTCCGGCCCCTCCTGCCCGCAGGCACGCAGCTGAGTGGGAGAAGAGGTGTGGTGTCAGCCCCCCTTCGGGGGGCGGGCAGGACAGGGCCTCAGGCCTGGGTGCTGCCTGGCACCTGGAAGATGCCTGTGCCCTGGTTCTTTCTGTCCTTGGCACTGGGCCGAAACCCTGTGGTCCTCTCTCTAGAGAGGGTTGCGGGGCCTCAGGACACTGCCCGCTGCTCTCCG GGCCTTTCCTGCCACCTCTGGG ATGGTGATGTGCTCTGCCTGCCTGGGAGCCTCGTGTCTGCCCCAGGCCCCGTGCTGGTGCCCACAGGCCTGCAGACAGAGCTGGTGCTAAGGTGCTACAAGGATACCGACTGTGACCTCTGTGTGCGTGTGGATGTCCACTTGGCTGTGCATG GGTACTGGGAAGAGCCTGAAGATGAAGAGACGTTTGGAATTGCAGAGGACCCAGCGATCGAGGAGCCTAGGAACG GCCTACCCTACTGCCCGCTGCGTCCTACTGGAGGTGCGAGTGCCTGCTGCCCTCGTGCAGCCTGGTCAGTCTGTG CCCTGCCCGTGCTCAACGTGTCTGCAGATGGCAATGACGTGCACCTGGTGGTGGACATCCCTGAGGATCAGCGCTTTGGCCTCTCCCTGTACTGGAACCAGGTCCCGGGCCCTGCAAAACCCTGGTGGCACAGAAACCTG ACTGGGCCGCAGACCATTACCTTGAACCACACAGACCTGGTTCCCTGCCTCTGTATTCAG GTGTGGCGTCTAGAGCCCGACTCTGTCAGGACCAGCATCTGCCCCTTTAGGGAGG ACCCCCGTGCACACCGGAACCTTTGGCGTGCCGCCCGGCTGCAGCTGCTGCCCCCGCGGGCCTGGCGGCTGGACGCGCCGTGCTCACTACCCGCTGAGGCCACACTGTGTTGGCAGGCACCGGATGGGGGCCCCTGCCAGCCGCTGGTCCCACCGCTGCCCCGAGAGAATGTCACTGTGAAT AAGGCTCTTGAGTTCCCATTGCTGAAAGGCCACCCCAACATCTGTGTCCAG cttttgcttttcctcGTGCCCCTAACCCTGGCCCCTTCTGAGCAGGTGAGCACCTGGGAGAAGCAGGAGCTACAAGAGTGCTTGTGGGCTG ACTCCCTGGGGCCCCTCAAGGATGACATGCTGCTCGTGGAGACACGAGGCCCCCAGGACAACAGATCACTCTGCGCCTTGGAACCCAGTGGCTGCACTCCACTGCTTAGCAGGGCGTCCACG AGGGCAGCTCGTCTTGGAGGGCCGTTACTACAAGATGTGCAGTCAGGCCAGTGTCTTCAG CTGTGGGACGATGACCTGGGAGCACTATGGGCCTGCCCCATGGAAAAGT ACATCCACCGGCGCTGGGCCCTGGTCTGGATGGCCTGCTTACTCTTGGCCGctgtgcttttccttctcctcctcctcaaaAAGAACCACGTGAAAG GGTGGCTGAGGCTCTTGAAGGAGGACGTCCGCTTGGGGG CGGCCGCCAGGAGCCGCGCGGCTCTGCTCCTCTACTCCGCCGACGACGCTGGCTTCGAGCGCCTGGTGGGCGCCCTGGCTTCGGCGCTGTTCCAGCTGCCGCTGCGCGTGGCCGTGGACCTGTGGAGCCGCCGCGAACTGAGTGCGCAGGGGCCCCTGGCCTGGTTCCACGCGCAGCGGCGCCAGACCCTGCAGGAGGGCGGCGTGGTGGTCCTGCTCTTCTCGCCCGGGGCCGTGGCGCTGTGCCGCGAATGGCTGCAGGACGCGAATTCGGCGCCCGGGGCTCACGGCCCGCACGACGCCTTCGCCGCCTCGCTCAGCTGCTTGCTGCCAGACTTCTTGCAGGGTCGGGCGCCCGGCCGCTACGTCGGGGCCTACTTCGACAGACTGCTGTCCCCGGACGCCGTGCCCGCCCTGTTCCGCAGCGTGCCGGTCTTCTCACTGCCCTCACAGATGCCCGAGTTCCTGGGGACCCTGCAGGGGCccgcagccccccacccctggcggCTCGCGGAGAGAGCGGAGCAGGTATCCCGGGCCCTGCAGCCCGCCCTGGACAGCTGCTTCCGGGCCCCGGGGACGGGACGCGGGATGGGGCCTGAGGCAGAGGACAGGACTTGA
- the IL17RC gene encoding interleukin-17 receptor C isoform X17 has protein sequence MGVTTPGRGRAQAAQRRDPETGEGFRPLLPAGTQLSGRRGVVSAPLRGAGRTGPQAWVLPGTWKMPVPWFFLSLALGRNPVVLSLERVAGPQDTARCSPGLSCHLWDGDVLCLPGSLVSAPGPVLVPTGLQTELVLRCYKDTDCDLCVRVDVHLAVHGYWEEPEDEETFGIAEDPAIEEPRNALPVLNVSADGNDVHLVVDIPEDQRFGLSLYWNQVPGPAKPWWHRNLTGPQTITLNHTDLVPCLCIQVWRLEPDSVRTSICPFREDPRAHRNLWRAARLQLLPPRAWRLDAPCSLPAEATLCWQAPDGGPCQPLVPPLPRENVTVNKALEFPLLKGHPNICVQLLLFLVPLTLAPSEQVSTWEKQELQECLWADSLGPLKDDMLLVETRGPQDNRSLCALEPSGCTPLLSRASTRAARLGGPLLQDVQSGQCLQLWDDDLGALWACPMEKYIHRRWALVWMACLLLAAVLFLLLLLKKNHVKGWLRLLKEDVRLGAAARSRAALLLYSADDAGFERLVGALASALFQLPLRVAVDLWSRRELSAQGPLAWFHAQRRQTLQEGGVVVLLFSPGAVALCREWLQDANSAPGAHGPHDAFAASLSCLLPDFLQGRAPGRYVGAYFDRLLSPDAVPALFRSVPVFSLPSQMPEFLGTLQGPAAPHPWRLAERAEQVSRALQPALDSCFRAPGTGRGMGPEAEDRT, from the exons ATGGGAGTCACGACTCCTGGGAGAGGGCGTGCGCAAGCGGCCCAGCGCCGGGACCCCGAGACTGGGGAGGGCTTCCGGCCCCTCCTGCCCGCAGGCACGCAGCTGAGTGGGAGAAGAGGTGTGGTGTCAGCCCCCCTTCGGGGGGCGGGCAGGACAGGGCCTCAGGCCTGGGTGCTGCCTGGCACCTGGAAGATGCCTGTGCCCTGGTTCTTTCTGTCCTTGGCACTGGGCCGAAACCCTGTGGTCCTCTCTCTAGAGAGGGTTGCGGGGCCTCAGGACACTGCCCGCTGCTCTCCG GGCCTTTCCTGCCACCTCTGGG ATGGTGATGTGCTCTGCCTGCCTGGGAGCCTCGTGTCTGCCCCAGGCCCCGTGCTGGTGCCCACAGGCCTGCAGACAGAGCTGGTGCTAAGGTGCTACAAGGATACCGACTGTGACCTCTGTGTGCGTGTGGATGTCCACTTGGCTGTGCATG GGTACTGGGAAGAGCCTGAAGATGAAGAGACGTTTGGAATTGCAGAGGACCCAGCGATCGAGGAGCCTAGGAACG CCCTGCCCGTGCTCAACGTGTCTGCAGATGGCAATGACGTGCACCTGGTGGTGGACATCCCTGAGGATCAGCGCTTTGGCCTCTCCCTGTACTGGAACCAGGTCCCGGGCCCTGCAAAACCCTGGTGGCACAGAAACCTG ACTGGGCCGCAGACCATTACCTTGAACCACACAGACCTGGTTCCCTGCCTCTGTATTCAG GTGTGGCGTCTAGAGCCCGACTCTGTCAGGACCAGCATCTGCCCCTTTAGGGAGG ACCCCCGTGCACACCGGAACCTTTGGCGTGCCGCCCGGCTGCAGCTGCTGCCCCCGCGGGCCTGGCGGCTGGACGCGCCGTGCTCACTACCCGCTGAGGCCACACTGTGTTGGCAGGCACCGGATGGGGGCCCCTGCCAGCCGCTGGTCCCACCGCTGCCCCGAGAGAATGTCACTGTGAAT AAGGCTCTTGAGTTCCCATTGCTGAAAGGCCACCCCAACATCTGTGTCCAG cttttgcttttcctcGTGCCCCTAACCCTGGCCCCTTCTGAGCAGGTGAGCACCTGGGAGAAGCAGGAGCTACAAGAGTGCTTGTGGGCTG ACTCCCTGGGGCCCCTCAAGGATGACATGCTGCTCGTGGAGACACGAGGCCCCCAGGACAACAGATCACTCTGCGCCTTGGAACCCAGTGGCTGCACTCCACTGCTTAGCAGGGCGTCCACG AGGGCAGCTCGTCTTGGAGGGCCGTTACTACAAGATGTGCAGTCAGGCCAGTGTCTTCAG CTGTGGGACGATGACCTGGGAGCACTATGGGCCTGCCCCATGGAAAAGT ACATCCACCGGCGCTGGGCCCTGGTCTGGATGGCCTGCTTACTCTTGGCCGctgtgcttttccttctcctcctcctcaaaAAGAACCACGTGAAAG GGTGGCTGAGGCTCTTGAAGGAGGACGTCCGCTTGGGGG CGGCCGCCAGGAGCCGCGCGGCTCTGCTCCTCTACTCCGCCGACGACGCTGGCTTCGAGCGCCTGGTGGGCGCCCTGGCTTCGGCGCTGTTCCAGCTGCCGCTGCGCGTGGCCGTGGACCTGTGGAGCCGCCGCGAACTGAGTGCGCAGGGGCCCCTGGCCTGGTTCCACGCGCAGCGGCGCCAGACCCTGCAGGAGGGCGGCGTGGTGGTCCTGCTCTTCTCGCCCGGGGCCGTGGCGCTGTGCCGCGAATGGCTGCAGGACGCGAATTCGGCGCCCGGGGCTCACGGCCCGCACGACGCCTTCGCCGCCTCGCTCAGCTGCTTGCTGCCAGACTTCTTGCAGGGTCGGGCGCCCGGCCGCTACGTCGGGGCCTACTTCGACAGACTGCTGTCCCCGGACGCCGTGCCCGCCCTGTTCCGCAGCGTGCCGGTCTTCTCACTGCCCTCACAGATGCCCGAGTTCCTGGGGACCCTGCAGGGGCccgcagccccccacccctggcggCTCGCGGAGAGAGCGGAGCAGGTATCCCGGGCCCTGCAGCCCGCCCTGGACAGCTGCTTCCGGGCCCCGGGGACGGGACGCGGGATGGGGCCTGAGGCAGAGGACAGGACTTGA